The genomic window AAATCTGTTTTTACAGGAAAAGAATTAAAGGAATACTTAAAGACCATCCCGGCCGATAACCTGATGAAGATCGAAGTGATTACCAGCCCTTCTTCAAGATACGAAGCAACAGGGTCCGTTATCAATATCGTGCTGAAAAAACGGGATGACGAGGGCTTTAAAGGAAGTGTTACCCTAAACAACCGGCAAAACACCAAAAACTCGCAGTATGCCAATTTAAACGTTAATTACCATAAGAAAAATTTTACCCAGACCCTGATCGGAAGCTATGGCAATAATATCAATGTGCAGCGTAATTCCAGTATTCAGACGATATACGCAGATAATTCCACGACATTCCGGAATGCAAAAACCATTGGGGAATCCAGAAACCCTTCCCTTTCATCAACTTCGGAGTTTGAACTCAACAGCAAAAATACGGTTGGGGTCATCCTGGAATATTACCAAAGCAACTCGCTTTCCACTGCCGATGCTGACGGGCTGAAGAATGTGGATGGCATTTTCGCCAATTCTTACACCCAAAGCCGGAATTCCGATGGGCTGAACCGGAATTTAGGGACCAATCTTTTCTACAAATGGTATGACAAGGAAAAGAATAAAATCCTGGATATTAATCTGGGCAGCAATTATTACGGTGAGTCTACCAATGACTACTTTGTTAAAAACATAATTGATGCGGCATCACCAACTGTCATTCAGAACCAGCAAATCGGGGTTCTTACCGATACCGAAAACCGGAATTATTACGTTAAAGTTGATTACACGCAGCCTCTAGGAAAATCCGGCGGCAATTTTGAAGTCGGAGGAAAAATGGATTTCAACAACAATGTGATTCCGAACAGCCTTTATGGAAATATGCTCTCCGGACTCAGCAGCCATGATGTTTTTCATTACGAAGACAATATCAACTCATTATACGCCAATTACAGCAAAACCTTTTTCAAAAAACTGGAAACCCGGATCGGTCTCCGTTACGAACATATCGACTACAAAATCCGGCAGGACATAGCAGGTACCTCACGCAAAGACTCATACGGTAAACTCCTGCCGAATATTTTGCTGAAATATTCCTTCTCTGATAAATATGACCTGAGCTTAACCTACAGCAAAAACATCTGGCGTCCGTGGTATGCGGAATTCAACCCTTTCATGATCCCGAACAGTGACGGGTTCTACAGCCGCGGGAATATCAGCCTTGAACCTAACCCCAGCGACCGGGTTTATATGAAACTGGGGATTCTGAAGAAATATTTTATTTCCGCAAGGTATATGTTCACCGATCAGGATTACTGGACCGACTATGTTACGGAAGGAAACAAAACCATTTCCCAGGAATCAAACTTTGCCGGGAAAGTGCATAAGTATTACGTTTTTGCCAATACCAACCAGACTTTTTTCAAGAATAAATTTACCGTGAATCTCGGTTTGGGCTGGTACTATATCGACAACAGCGATTTTAATCAGAAAAACAGTTTAAGTAATGCCAATAATTACATCAGTTACCTGAGCGCTTCTACCAATCTTACCTATACT from Chryseobacterium sp. SORGH_AS_0447 includes these protein-coding regions:
- a CDS encoding outer membrane beta-barrel protein, which gives rise to MKNILMPIAFLAGILTFAQTEKDTLKSKEKAIEGVTVTVRKPTIESKVDRTVFNVANSSVLAGNTTWDVLRMTPLVSIDNNDAIKAEGETVTVYINDRKSVFTGKELKEYLKTIPADNLMKIEVITSPSSRYEATGSVINIVLKKRDDEGFKGSVTLNNRQNTKNSQYANLNVNYHKKNFTQTLIGSYGNNINVQRNSSIQTIYADNSTTFRNAKTIGESRNPSLSSTSEFELNSKNTVGVILEYYQSNSLSTADADGLKNVDGIFANSYTQSRNSDGLNRNLGTNLFYKWYDKEKNKILDINLGSNYYGESTNDYFVKNIIDAASPTVIQNQQIGVLTDTENRNYYVKVDYTQPLGKSGGNFEVGGKMDFNNNVIPNSLYGNMLSGLSSHDVFHYEDNINSLYANYSKTFFKKLETRIGLRYEHIDYKIRQDIAGTSRKDSYGKLLPNILLKYSFSDKYDLSLTYSKNIWRPWYAEFNPFMIPNSDGFYSRGNISLEPNPSDRVYMKLGILKKYFISARYMFTDQDYWTDYVTEGNKTISQESNFAGKVHKYYVFANTNQTFFKNKFTVNLGLGWYYIDNSDFNQKNSLSNANNYISYLSASTNLTYTNLFNKNINISAWVEVSNQNNGNSVTNKPNIFHNISATKIFPKTQMEVSLQLMNIFQRPNYDATTYVQGGTFRNSSKWDWYGASISFVKRFGNQKVKENTKTDVEKNGGGGK